Proteins from one Chitinophaga oryzae genomic window:
- the dinB gene encoding DNA polymerase IV — protein sequence MDAFYASVEQRDHPEYRGKAIAVGGSPEGRGVVATASYEARKYGIRSAMSSRRALQLFPQLIFVRPRFDAYKEVSRRIREIFARYTDLIEPLSLDEAYLDVTEDKLNIGSAIEIARQIKLAIREELQLTASAGISVNKFVAKIASDLNKPDGFTFIGPSAIEAFMEQLPVEKFHGVGKVTADKMKRMGLFTGGDLKKLSEQELKQYFGKVGAFYYQIVRGIDHRAVQPHRETKSLGAEDTFPHDLTVVEDMHAELEKIARTVYGRLERYSLKGRTVTLKIKYSDFKQITRNQSFPYPVGDLDTILHTAKQLLAATGPEDKQIRLLGITLSNFGEAGPVSDKPVNPQLSLFDFEG from the coding sequence ACGGCCAGTTACGAAGCGCGGAAATACGGCATCCGGTCGGCCATGTCTTCCAGGAGGGCGTTGCAGTTGTTTCCCCAGTTGATTTTTGTGCGTCCCCGTTTTGATGCTTACAAGGAGGTGTCCCGCAGGATACGGGAAATCTTCGCGCGTTATACGGACCTGATAGAGCCGTTGTCGCTGGACGAAGCCTACCTGGATGTGACGGAAGACAAGCTGAACATAGGCTCTGCCATTGAGATAGCGCGGCAGATCAAACTGGCTATCCGGGAGGAGTTGCAGCTGACGGCTTCCGCGGGCATTTCGGTCAATAAGTTTGTAGCTAAAATAGCGTCCGATCTGAACAAGCCGGATGGATTTACATTTATCGGTCCTTCCGCTATCGAAGCTTTTATGGAGCAGCTGCCGGTGGAAAAGTTCCATGGGGTAGGGAAGGTGACGGCTGATAAAATGAAGCGCATGGGGCTTTTTACGGGCGGTGATTTAAAGAAGCTCTCCGAGCAGGAGCTGAAGCAGTATTTCGGCAAGGTAGGCGCTTTTTATTACCAGATAGTGCGGGGCATAGACCATCGTGCCGTGCAGCCGCACCGCGAAACCAAATCACTGGGCGCAGAAGATACCTTTCCCCACGACCTGACGGTGGTGGAAGACATGCATGCGGAGCTGGAAAAGATAGCCCGCACCGTATACGGCAGGTTAGAGCGCTACAGCCTGAAAGGGCGTACTGTTACACTGAAAATCAAGTACAGCGATTTTAAGCAGATCACCCGCAACCAGTCGTTCCCTTATCCGGTGGGAGACCTGGACACGATACTACACACGGCCAAACAGTTGTTGGCAGCTACCGGGCCTGAAGATAAGCAGATACGTTTGTTGGGTATAACGTTGTCTAATTTCGGAGAAGCGGGTCCTGTTTCGGATAAGCCTGTTAATCCACAGTTATCACTTTTCGATTTTGAGGGGTGA